A single window of Thiomicrorhabdus immobilis DNA harbors:
- a CDS encoding DUF294 nucleotidyltransferase-like domain-containing protein, with amino-acid sequence MAIEQQLEFLSQITPFNLLDDMALKSAASSLDVIYFPENQNVSLGQKGANKIEYLFFVIKGRVAEKKNQEVVARYSVRSYFGDAELIAKQSASSSALESGSEYHTLEESILYRMPAEVFNELYDHNPQFANHFSASLVDKLNRIHESIQNASSTEVMMDTVCSAPLKPFVAVNENVSLQTVIQKMVEAKSDACVVEFEESEIGIITSTDIMKLLASGEWEQLKECFSLSEVVNRPVQTVHEFDYLFNALLKMTRYQIDRLVVRSENGYVGFLHQKDLMGLFANQSGLVLLKVEQAEDVESLAVVASQVDELIKNLNRKGIKTHYIAKLVNELHRKMIHKLVEILLPIHLHPKLCLFVMGSEGRAEQVVRTDQDNALIMSDDLSVADQTLVAEFAENFTQAMLQIGFPLCPGDIMLSNPDWRKTPEGFKATLLNWFNAPSEQSFMNIAILYDAEPVFGEAEWLGHLKAKLLYKVNEQPFFLRKFAVPAVQFKTPVGFFGGLKTESKSGSEYIDIKKGGIFPIVHGVRCYALEANLTQNNTHWRIKALIDKGVFTKEFGVELGETLNFLNTLRLESMLAQMALDDAIPSNLVLVSGLSHLQQDVLKQALHVVDGFKKKLSHHFKVNEVL; translated from the coding sequence ATGGCTATTGAACAGCAGCTCGAATTTCTCTCACAAATCACACCTTTCAATTTACTTGATGATATGGCCTTGAAGTCTGCGGCATCCAGCCTGGATGTAATCTATTTTCCGGAGAATCAAAACGTCTCTTTAGGGCAGAAGGGGGCTAATAAAATTGAATACCTATTCTTTGTCATCAAAGGTCGTGTCGCTGAAAAGAAAAACCAGGAAGTTGTGGCTCGTTATAGTGTGAGAAGTTATTTTGGGGATGCTGAGTTGATTGCGAAACAAAGCGCTTCAAGCTCCGCTCTGGAGTCAGGCTCTGAGTACCATACTCTTGAGGAGTCCATTCTGTATCGGATGCCTGCCGAGGTGTTCAATGAGCTATACGATCATAATCCACAATTTGCCAATCACTTTAGTGCCTCCTTGGTCGATAAGCTCAATCGTATCCATGAATCCATTCAAAACGCCTCTTCAACCGAGGTGATGATGGATACGGTCTGTTCCGCTCCACTTAAACCATTCGTTGCCGTTAATGAAAATGTTTCTTTGCAAACGGTTATCCAAAAGATGGTGGAGGCCAAATCTGATGCCTGTGTAGTGGAGTTTGAGGAATCTGAGATTGGTATTATCACTTCGACGGATATTATGAAATTATTGGCAAGTGGTGAATGGGAGCAGTTGAAAGAGTGTTTCAGCTTGAGTGAGGTCGTCAATAGGCCTGTGCAAACGGTGCATGAGTTCGATTACTTGTTTAATGCTCTGTTGAAGATGACTCGTTATCAAATTGACCGTTTGGTGGTACGCAGTGAAAACGGCTATGTAGGGTTTTTACATCAAAAAGATTTAATGGGATTGTTTGCCAACCAATCAGGTCTGGTCTTATTGAAAGTTGAGCAGGCTGAGGATGTTGAATCTTTAGCGGTTGTCGCCAGTCAGGTGGATGAGTTGATTAAGAACCTGAATCGTAAAGGGATTAAAACACATTACATCGCTAAACTGGTGAATGAATTGCATCGCAAAATGATTCATAAGTTGGTTGAGATTCTGTTGCCGATTCATTTACATCCTAAGCTGTGTTTGTTCGTGATGGGCAGTGAAGGACGGGCTGAACAGGTGGTGCGCACTGACCAGGATAATGCGTTGATTATGAGTGATGATTTATCCGTTGCTGATCAAACTTTGGTGGCTGAGTTTGCGGAAAATTTTACCCAAGCGATGTTGCAAATCGGCTTTCCGCTATGTCCTGGTGACATCATGCTTTCCAATCCGGATTGGCGTAAGACTCCTGAAGGGTTCAAGGCTACATTATTGAATTGGTTCAATGCTCCTAGCGAACAAAGTTTTATGAATATAGCGATTTTGTATGATGCGGAACCGGTTTTTGGGGAAGCAGAGTGGCTAGGGCACTTAAAAGCCAAGTTGTTGTACAAGGTGAATGAGCAACCGTTTTTTTTACGCAAGTTTGCCGTTCCTGCTGTGCAGTTTAAGACGCCGGTTGGATTTTTTGGTGGTTTAAAGACAGAGTCTAAGTCCGGTTCGGAATATATCGATATCAAAAAAGGCGGTATCTTTCCGATTGTTCACGGAGTGCGTTGTTATGCCTTGGAAGCCAATCTCACTCAGAACAATACCCATTGGCGAATCAAGGCGTTAATCGACAAAGGTGTTTTTACCAAGGAATTTGGGGTTGAGTTGGGCGAGACACTTAATTTCTTAAATACGCTACGTTTAGAAAGCATGTTGGCACAAATGGCTCTAGATGATGCGATACCTAGTAATTTAGTGTTGGTTTCGGGGCTTTCTCATTTGCAGCAAGATGTCTTAAAACAGGCTTTGCATGTGGTGGATGGATTTAAGAAAAAACTCAGCCATCATTTCAAAGTCAATGAGGTGCTTTAA
- the rimP gene encoding ribosome maturation factor RimP: protein MTIEEKIENTLRPTVESMGFDWWGMEYMPAGRHTLLRVFIEKADGTVNSDETYDVCKQISAILDVEDVISSEFRLEVSSPGMDRLLFTPAQYARYEGNEVQVRTSMAILGRKRFKGLMSKVTESGIEMEIDGELFEIPFDLIDKANVVPKF, encoded by the coding sequence GTGACGATTGAAGAAAAAATTGAAAACACCTTAAGACCGACCGTTGAATCGATGGGATTTGATTGGTGGGGAATGGAGTATATGCCAGCCGGAAGACATACTTTATTGCGTGTGTTTATTGAAAAAGCGGATGGAACGGTTAATTCAGATGAAACCTATGATGTCTGCAAGCAAATTAGCGCGATTTTGGATGTGGAAGATGTGATCAGCAGCGAATTCCGCTTAGAGGTTTCATCACCAGGCATGGATAGATTGTTATTCACACCTGCACAATATGCTCGTTATGAAGGTAATGAGGTGCAGGTTCGTACAAGTATGGCCATTTTAGGGCGTAAGCGTTTTAAAGGTCTTATGTCTAAAGTGACTGAATCAGGTATTGAAATGGAAATTGATGGTGAACTTTTTGAGATTCCTTTCGACCTGATTGATAAAGCCAACGTAGTACCAAAATTTTAA
- a CDS encoding cation acetate symporter → MATMMKTLFAFLMTALPMLAYAAGDIEGGEKAATNWPAITMFVIFVGATLYITYWAAQRTKSAKDFYAAGGGITGLQNGLAIAGDYMSAASFLGITGMVYLKGYDGLIFAIGFLVGWPIILFLMSERLRNLGKYTFADVAAYRFKQTPIRVLSAFGGIAVVILYLIAQMVGAGKLIELLFGLDFNYAVVMVGALIIAYVSFGGMLATTWVQIIKAVLLLGGSTFIALMVMVNMGFSFETLFKTAVENREGAMNILYSGGFVSDPVNAISLGIALMFGTAGLPHILMRFFTVPDAKEARKSVFFATGFIGYFYILAFIIGFGAIALVTADMYMAGDKLVGGNNMAAIHLSHVLGGDFFLGFISAVAFATILAVVSGLTLAGASALSHDIYANVINPNATEEQETRVAKTATLIIGALAIVFGIGFKDQNIAFVVALAFTIAASANFPVLIMSMFWKNMTTRGAVIGGWLGLISAVVMVVLGPVVWTQILDMGAAIVPYKFPALFTVVIAFVGIWFFSITDKSARAQEDKDGFEAQFIRSQTGIGAEGASEH, encoded by the coding sequence ATGGCTACGATGATGAAAACATTATTTGCTTTCTTGATGACGGCGTTACCAATGTTGGCATATGCAGCAGGTGATATTGAAGGTGGTGAAAAGGCGGCAACTAACTGGCCGGCTATCACTATGTTTGTTATCTTTGTTGGTGCAACTTTGTATATCACTTACTGGGCAGCTCAACGTACTAAATCAGCTAAAGACTTCTATGCCGCTGGTGGTGGTATTACCGGTCTACAGAATGGTTTGGCAATTGCGGGTGACTATATGTCAGCGGCGTCATTCCTGGGTATTACAGGTATGGTTTACCTAAAAGGTTACGATGGTTTGATTTTCGCTATCGGTTTCTTGGTTGGTTGGCCTATTATCCTGTTCTTGATGTCTGAACGTCTACGTAACCTTGGTAAATATACTTTTGCTGACGTTGCGGCTTACCGTTTCAAGCAAACACCAATCCGTGTTTTATCGGCATTTGGTGGTATCGCTGTGGTAATCCTTTATCTTATCGCTCAGATGGTGGGTGCAGGTAAGTTAATCGAGCTACTATTCGGTTTAGACTTCAACTATGCGGTAGTTATGGTTGGTGCGTTGATTATTGCTTATGTATCGTTCGGTGGTATGTTGGCAACAACTTGGGTACAGATCATCAAAGCGGTATTGCTATTAGGTGGTTCTACATTCATCGCATTAATGGTAATGGTAAACATGGGCTTCAGCTTCGAAACTCTGTTTAAAACAGCTGTTGAAAACCGTGAAGGCGCTATGAATATCTTATATTCTGGTGGTTTCGTATCAGATCCTGTTAACGCTATCTCTTTAGGTATCGCTCTGATGTTCGGTACAGCGGGTCTGCCGCATATCCTAATGCGATTCTTCACTGTTCCAGATGCTAAAGAAGCGCGTAAATCGGTATTCTTCGCAACAGGTTTCATCGGTTACTTCTATATCCTAGCTTTCATTATCGGTTTTGGTGCTATCGCATTGGTAACGGCTGATATGTACATGGCTGGTGATAAGTTGGTTGGTGGTAACAACATGGCGGCAATCCACTTGTCTCATGTATTAGGTGGTGACTTCTTCCTAGGGTTTATCTCTGCGGTAGCATTTGCAACTATCCTAGCGGTTGTATCAGGTCTAACATTAGCGGGTGCTTCTGCACTTTCTCATGATATCTATGCAAACGTAATCAACCCTAATGCAACGGAAGAGCAAGAAACTCGTGTAGCGAAAACAGCGACTTTGATTATCGGTGCTTTAGCGATTGTTTTCGGTATCGGATTCAAAGATCAAAACATCGCATTCGTTGTAGCGCTAGCGTTCACTATTGCAGCATCTGCTAACTTCCCAGTATTGATCATGTCAATGTTCTGGAAAAACATGACCACACGTGGTGCGGTTATCGGTGGTTGGTTAGGTCTAATCTCAGCGGTTGTTATGGTTGTACTTGGGCCTGTTGTTTGGACGCAAATCCTTGATATGGGTGCGGCGATTGTTCCTTACAAATTCCCAGCGCTATTCACTGTTGTAATCGCGTTCGTTGGTATCTGGTTCTTCTCAATCACGGACAAATCGGCTCGTGCGCAAGAAGATAAAGATGGCTTTGAAGCACAGTTTATCCGTTCGCAAACCGGTATCGGTGCGGAAGGCGCTTCTGAACATTAA
- a CDS encoding DUF485 domain-containing protein: MDQAKIEKIKSLPQYQQLVKERTGLAWKLSIAMLVVYYGYIMLLAFDPAFFTTIVSGEYVTIGFPVGVGIIVFAFLLTGYYVKKANSDFDELTAQIKKEVE, from the coding sequence TTGGATCAAGCTAAGATTGAGAAGATTAAAAGTCTTCCACAATATCAGCAGCTGGTTAAGGAGCGTACAGGTTTAGCCTGGAAACTTTCTATTGCCATGCTTGTTGTATATTACGGGTACATTATGCTGTTGGCATTTGACCCTGCGTTCTTCACGACAATTGTTAGTGGAGAGTATGTAACTATTGGTTTCCCTGTAGGTGTTGGCATTATTGTGTTCGCATTCCTATTGACGGGATACTACGTTAAGAAAGCGAACTCGGATTTTGATGAGTTGACGGCTCAAATTAAGAAAGAGGTTGAATAA
- a CDS encoding 3'-5' exonuclease — translation MGWGLKHWFVDKLHQWRKRQLKDSQYGFIFDQAISGKYVCFDCETTGLNPKKDKIITLSAIKVEGNQLLTSQSLNLTIKQDQSISAASIQVHQIRNMDVEQNVHTYEDEREAITQFLQFIHQATLVGYYLEFDIEMVNQVIKPWLGVKLPNPRIEVSELFYQRELAKQNYGVKQVDIDLRFERILNKLDLPNIGQHDAFSDALMTALIFVKLQQDR, via the coding sequence GTGGGGTGGGGATTAAAACATTGGTTTGTTGACAAGTTGCACCAATGGCGGAAAAGGCAATTAAAGGATTCGCAATATGGGTTTATCTTTGATCAAGCGATTTCTGGAAAGTATGTCTGTTTTGATTGTGAAACCACCGGTTTGAACCCTAAAAAAGACAAGATCATTACCTTGAGTGCCATTAAGGTTGAAGGTAACCAGCTCTTAACAAGTCAAAGTTTGAACTTGACCATCAAGCAAGATCAGTCGATTTCTGCAGCAAGTATTCAAGTGCATCAGATTCGTAATATGGATGTTGAACAGAATGTTCACACTTATGAGGATGAGCGTGAGGCGATTACCCAGTTTCTGCAGTTTATCCATCAGGCGACTTTAGTCGGTTACTATCTGGAGTTTGATATTGAGATGGTTAATCAAGTGATTAAGCCTTGGTTGGGAGTTAAATTACCTAATCCGAGAATTGAGGTGTCTGAGCTTTTTTATCAGCGTGAGCTTGCCAAACAAAACTACGGGGTAAAGCAGGTTGATATCGATTTGCGCTTTGAGCGGATTTTGAATAAGTTGGATTTGCCTAATATCGGTCAACACGATGCGTTTAGCGATGCTTTGATGACAGCGTTGATTTTTGTTAAATTACAACAGGATAGGTGA